One genomic segment of Styela clava chromosome 3, kaStyClav1.hap1.2, whole genome shotgun sequence includes these proteins:
- the LOC120343513 gene encoding interleukin-17D-like → MNCPDGEELKRTDDNMSSLSPWKYCMQYDSLRYPQWINVAQCLCSGCLHPFTGAEIHGNVLSKEIHVEINVLRKFSLKHPFSKCNRKICEETTQKIPIGCHCQIANVQNV, encoded by the exons ATGAATTGCCCAGATGGAGAAGAGTTGAAGAGAACTGATGATAATATGTCTAGTTTGTCTCCGTGGAAATATTGTATGCAGTACGATTCTTTAAG GTATCCCCAGTGGATAAATGTCGCTCAGTGCTTATGTAGCGGATGCTTACATCCATTCACTGGAGCTGAAATTCATGGCAACGTTCTATCCAAGGAAATTCACGTTGAGATAAATGTTCTTCGAAAATTCTCGTTAAAGCATCCATTCAGCAAGTGTAATCGAAAAATCTGCGAAGAAACGACTCAAAAAATACCAATCGGATGTCATTGCCAAATTGCCAATGTTCAGAATGTATAA
- the LOC120343317 gene encoding uncharacterized protein LOC120343317: MTFASLWLVVILLINVISVGAAQEKKGSTSKLRTIPKRMHFQVRSQCKLFKTWKMKQLCNQVASDPNIVKMGRKVRAFVKNNDEKRFSKRMRKLSSNARALTIPTPPVDGFTMPSISRTLSSNTGFQCTKSCPSYSSLLSGKTPIQRSFSPWESCAHYDPLRFPQWLKLGFCSCKGCINPETKNEDMSFVSEPITVNITVLKRKPGVSFSECKNPNVGCEKALLEVTLGCTCVLPKGT, translated from the exons ATGACATTCGCGAGTTTGTGGTTGGTAGTTATACTTCTAATTAATGTGATTAGTGTCGGGGCTGCCCAAGAAAAGAAAGGATCCACCAGCAAACTACGAACGATTCCAAAACGAATGCATTTCCAAGTCAGATCTCAATGTAAACTATTCAAAACTTGGAAAATGAAACAGCTTTGTAATCAAGTTGCATCTGATCCCAATATCGTGAAAATGGGCCGTAAAGTACGAGCATTTGTTAAAAATAACGATGAGAAAAGGTTCAGCAAAAGGATGCGTAAATTATCATCAAACGCTAGAGCTCTTACTATTCCCACTCCTCCAGTAGATGGATTTACTATGCCTTCTATTTCTCGGACGTTATCATCAAATACTGGATTTCAATGTACGAAATCCTGTCCAAGTTATAGTTCACTTTTGTCGGGAAAAACTCCAATTCAAAGAAGCTTTTCACCTTGGGAGTCATGCGCCCACTACGATCCTCTAAG ATTTCCTCAATGGCTGAAGCTTGGGTTTTGCTCTTGTAAAGGATGCATAAATCCAGAAACTAAAAATGAAGATATGTCATTCGTGTCGGAACCAATCACCGTAAACATCACCGTGTTGAAACGAAAGCCAGGCGTTTCATTTAGTGAATGTAAGAATCCGAATGTGGGATGTGAAAAAGCATTACTAGAAGTTACTCTAGGTTGCACATGTGTATTACCAAAAGGAACATAA